TGGCGGGTCCCGAGCTTCCGCCCCACCGCGACGTGACGCGACAACGGCAGGAAGCACGCGGCGGCCACGACCCGGTCAGCCTGGATGACGACCGCGCCGTCGTGGAGCGGCGAGTACGGGAGGAAGAGGCTCCCGAGCAGGTCCGCGGAGATCACGGCATCGAGGGGCACGCCGAGGTCAGCGTAATGCTTCAGGCCGGTGGTCCGCTCGATCACCATCAGGGCCCCGATCCGCCGCGCGGCCAGCAGCTCGGCAGCCTTCACGACATCCTCGACCACCCGGCTCCGCTCCTCGGGGCTCGTTCCGAGCACCCCCTGGAACAGCCGGCTGTGCCCGAGCTGGGTCAGCGCGCGGCGGAGCTCGGGTTGAAAGAGGACGATGAGGGCGAGGACCCAGTAGGCCCAGAAGTTCTCCAGAATCCAGCCCAGGCTGAACAGCTCGAGGCGATGGGCCGTCAGCGGCGCCCCCGCCAGCAGGAGGACGCCCACGAGCATCT
The DNA window shown above is from Candidatus Rokuibacteriota bacterium and carries:
- a CDS encoding TIGR00159 family protein, producing MWEILQGFRWRDAIDILLVSAILYRVFVMFRGTLAVQMLVGVLLLAGAPLTAHRLELFSLGWILENFWAYWVLALIVLFQPELRRALTQLGHSRLFQGVLGTSPEERSRVVEDVVKAAELLAARRIGALMVIERTTGLKHYADLGVPLDAVISADLLGSLFLPYSPLHDGAVVIQADRVVAAACFLPLSRHVAVGRKLGTRHRAGLGISEETDAVAVVVSEETGRISLAVGGHLDVPANRDALVRRLTELLGGEAAAAPSFLEGVWRRLWIKVRA